A genomic region of Tigriopus californicus strain San Diego chromosome 1, Tcal_SD_v2.1, whole genome shotgun sequence contains the following coding sequences:
- the LOC131882728 gene encoding arylsulfatase I-like, whose amino-acid sequence MSSTFGAISVWVTLFGLALFPGIRLINGDQAPNIVFIVADDLGFNDISWNNPKIISPNLDSLARNGTILNHNYVLPICSPTRSALMTGYYSVHTGRQSSVIWQQEPVGLFTNFTLMPEHLNTLGYESHAVGKWHLGYCNQSYLPTNRGFKSFNGYFIGSEDYYSHLRPPSVGGGPPGYDFQHNEGPDLSANGTYSSVLIGLHAEKIIRDHALQTPEKPLFLYLPFQNVHSPLQVPDHYSNLYPNETNQARKTFSGMVTAMDDAVGTVVKSLKSQGLFENTIIVFSSDNGGQTMSGGNNFPLRGNKGTLWEGGTRVPGFVHIPFSKNRARNVSSLFHVTDWLPTLYRAGGGDPHELGPIDGLDQWNLLVGNQDKGVRQEFLYNIQPIPSIEGAQARAAIRVGDFKLLRGVPGEPSGWIPPAKSVDIPLERNNHLANLTHFQAVPNFASFEVRLYNITSDPEERVDLSHNHPDIVESMLAKLARFDASMIPPNIKPEVASGNPNRFNGIYTPGWCQAQPK is encoded by the exons ATGTCAAGTACCTTTGGGGCAATCTCTGTATGGGTGACCCTATTTGGATTAGCATTGTTTCCTGGGATTCGATTGATTAATGGCGACCAAGCTCCTAATATCGTATTTATTGTGGCGGACGATTTGG GCTTCAACGATATTTCGTGGAATAATCCCAAGATCATCTCCCCCAACTTGGATAGTTTGGCCAGAAATGGAACCATTCTGAATCATAACTACGTATTGCCAATTTGTTCGCCCACACGGTCTGCTCTAATGACCGGCTATTATTCCGTCCATACAGGGAGGCAG TCCAGCGTCATTTGGCAACAAGAGCCTGTTGGTCTCTTCACCAATTTTACATTGATGCCGGAACATTTGAATACACTTGGATACGAATCGCATGCAGTTGGCAA GTGGCATTTGGGATATTGCAACCAATCATATCTTCCGACGAACCGCGGTTTCAAATCCTTCAATGGGTATTTCATAGGCTCGGAGGATTACTACTCTCACTTGAGACCACCCAGTG TTGGAGGTGGTCCTCCTGGCTACGATTTCCAACACAATGAAGGCCCCGACTTGTCCGCTAATGGAACATATTCATCC GTTCTGATTGGTTTGCATGCGGAGAAAATCATCCGTGATCACGCCCTTCAAACTCCAGAGAAACCCCTGTTCTTGTATTTGCCGTTCCAAAATGTTCACTCCCCACTTCAAGTTCCCGACCACTACTCAAACCTTTATCCGAACGAAACCAACCAAGCGAGGAAAACATTTTCCG GCATGGTCACCGCCATGGACGATGCTGTGGGAACAGTGGTCAAGTCTTTGAAGAGCCAAGGCCTGTTCGAGAATACCATCATCGTGTTTTCTTCAGAC AATGGTGGGCAAACCATGTCTGGGGGAAATAATTTCCCCCTCCGCGGAAATAAAGGAACTTTATGGGAAGGTGGGACTCGAGTTCCAGGATTTGTTCACATTCCGTTCTCAAAGAACAGAGCAAGGAATGTTTCAAG TTTGTTCCACGTGACGGATTGGTTGCCAACGCTTTATCGAGCTGGTGGTGGGGATCCACATGAGTTGGGCCCCATTGATGGTTTGGATCAGTGGAATCTGTTGGTGGGTAATCAGGACAAAGGAGTTCGACAAGAGTTCTTGTATAATATTCAACCCATTCCAAGTATTGAAGGTGCTCAGGCTAGAGCAGCTATCAG AGTGGGcgatttcaaacttttacGAGGTGTCCCTGGGGAACCGAGTGGCTGGATTCCACCGGCAAAAAGTGTGGATATCCCACTCGAGCGCAATAATCATCTCGCCAATCTGACCCACTTCCAAGCCGTCCCGAATTTTGCAAGCTTTGAAGTTCGTCTGTACAACATCACATCGGATCCGGAAGAGAGGGTTGATTTGTCTCACAATCATCCGGATATTGTGGAATCCATGCTTGCGAAATTGGCTAGATTCGATGCCTCCATGATCCCGCCAAATATTAAGCCTGAAGTGGCATCTGGCAATCCCAATCGTTTCAACGGGATTTACACACCCGGATGGTGTCAAGCCCAACCCAAGTAA